One Myxococcota bacterium genomic region harbors:
- a CDS encoding ATP-binding protein has translation MNTNLPERAFRWIDGFLPPDLSGAEPDRLSQARITVIACTLSALIQGATSVVMTLQGQWPVAIGNGAAMACSAALLFLLSAGVSLTFVANALVLGLMLFVAGIAGGSGGDANAALHTVAVIPAVSVLLSGWRVGLGWLGVACAFTAGLWWLRASGVAFPIQLDPTTTATAKFPGVIALTLGTAGVVLLSEWVKKRALRDLAAAQQQALENERARRRLEEAMTESQSLESLGVLAGGVAHDFNNLLTGILGNASMLPGDSPEDTATLAEEIALSAEQARDLTDQLMTYAGRSRSVRGAVSVSALVRDVDSLARTALPADVSLRFHLSDAPSTVIADAGQLRQVVLNLITNAGAAIDRFGTVTVRTGREEAAPGGVIPDIALAGPIVFLEVEDDGSGMDEDLTSRIFDPFFTTKPAGRGLGLSAVLGIVRSHGGNIHVYTESGRGTRIRVSVPFVDAEPAQTEAKKRLHLAVEMAGAALVVDDEESVRRFAGRALRELGLDVHEARDGHEALTRIEALRDLRVVLLDARMPGLSGEEVLAELRKKRPELPVVLSTGNAQGFAQADLGPDQVLWLPKPYRAAALQQAAIRAIARPEQEADET, from the coding sequence TTGAACACGAACCTTCCCGAGCGCGCCTTCCGCTGGATCGACGGGTTCCTTCCGCCGGACCTCAGCGGAGCCGAACCGGATCGTCTGAGCCAGGCGCGCATCACGGTGATCGCGTGCACGTTGTCGGCCCTCATCCAGGGCGCGACTTCCGTCGTGATGACCCTCCAAGGCCAGTGGCCCGTCGCCATCGGCAACGGTGCGGCAATGGCTTGCTCGGCCGCGTTGCTCTTCTTGCTGAGCGCTGGAGTCTCTCTCACCTTCGTGGCGAACGCGCTGGTCCTCGGGCTGATGCTCTTCGTGGCCGGCATCGCAGGCGGTTCCGGCGGCGATGCCAACGCCGCGTTGCATACGGTCGCCGTGATCCCGGCGGTCTCGGTACTGCTCTCCGGCTGGCGCGTGGGGCTCGGCTGGTTGGGTGTGGCATGCGCCTTCACAGCGGGTCTCTGGTGGTTGCGCGCAAGCGGCGTCGCCTTTCCGATTCAGCTCGATCCGACCACCACCGCAACCGCGAAGTTCCCTGGCGTGATCGCCCTGACGCTGGGTACTGCCGGCGTGGTCCTGCTCTCGGAATGGGTGAAGAAGCGCGCGCTGCGCGACCTCGCCGCGGCCCAGCAGCAAGCCCTCGAGAACGAGCGCGCTCGTCGGCGTCTCGAAGAAGCGATGACCGAGTCGCAGAGCCTGGAGAGCCTCGGCGTACTGGCGGGCGGGGTCGCCCACGACTTCAACAACCTGCTCACCGGCATCCTGGGCAATGCCTCGATGCTGCCCGGCGATTCACCCGAGGACACGGCGACACTGGCCGAGGAGATCGCGCTCTCCGCCGAGCAGGCCCGCGATCTCACCGACCAGCTGATGACCTACGCCGGTCGCAGTCGCTCGGTGCGCGGCGCGGTATCGGTCTCGGCGCTCGTTCGCGACGTCGACTCGCTCGCGCGCACGGCACTTCCGGCCGACGTTTCCCTGCGCTTCCACTTGAGCGACGCCCCCTCGACGGTGATCGCCGACGCGGGACAGCTGCGACAGGTGGTGCTGAACCTGATCACGAACGCGGGCGCCGCGATCGATCGGTTCGGCACGGTCACCGTGCGCACGGGCCGAGAGGAAGCCGCGCCCGGCGGCGTCATCCCGGACATCGCCCTCGCGGGCCCGATCGTCTTCCTCGAAGTCGAGGACGACGGCAGCGGCATGGACGAGGACCTGACCTCGCGCATCTTCGACCCGTTCTTCACCACCAAACCGGCGGGTCGGGGGCTCGGCCTTTCGGCGGTTCTCGGCATCGTGCGGTCCCACGGCGGGAACATCCACGTGTACACCGAGTCCGGGCGCGGGACGCGCATTCGCGTCTCGGTTCCCTTCGTCGACGCCGAGCCCGCCCAGACCGAGGCGAAGAAGCGGCTCCACCTCGCGGTCGAGATGGCGGGGGCGGCGCTGGTCGTGGACGACGAGGAATCCGTGCGGCGCTTCGCTGGACGAGCGCTGCGCGAGCTCGGACTCGACGTGCACGAGGCTCGGGATGGTCACGAAGCACTCACCCGCATCGAAGCGCTTCGGGATCTCCGAGTCGTCCTGCTCGATGCACGCATGCCGGGCCTCTCCGGCGAAGAAGTGCTCGCGGAGCTGCGCAAGAAGCGCCCCGAACTCCCGGTCGTGCTGTCGACGGGGAACGCCCAGGGTTTCGCCCAGGCCGACCTCGGCCCCGACCAGGTGTTGTGGCTCCCGAAGCCCTACCGCGCCGCCGCGCTCCAGCAGGCGGCGATTCGCGCCATTGCGCGCCCCGAGCAGGAGGCAGACGAGACGTGA
- a CDS encoding alpha/beta hydrolase gives MSAESLPDDLLAPRPIAFDVAPGVTLAGDDWGPEAGRPVVLLHGGGQTRHAWSGTAAALAKRGWRAISLDQRGHGDSSWAPDGDYHRTTYADDVVAVARALPQPPVLVGASLGGMSSLLALHRGGGDLAAALVMVDIATRMETKGLERIFEFMRARPDGFANLDEAADAIAAYNPHRPRPKDLSGLEKNLRHGEDGRWRWHWDPRFIQGKEPAEPPREHTDIDAAAESLRVPTLLVRGRMSDILSEEGARIFLDQVPHAQFADISDAGHMVAGDRNDVFCDAVLAFLDGVFETE, from the coding sequence ATGTCCGCCGAGTCCCTCCCCGACGACCTCCTCGCCCCCCGTCCGATCGCCTTCGACGTCGCTCCCGGCGTCACCCTCGCCGGGGACGACTGGGGTCCCGAGGCGGGGCGGCCCGTCGTCCTGCTCCACGGCGGCGGCCAGACCCGGCATGCCTGGTCGGGCACGGCGGCAGCCCTGGCGAAGCGGGGCTGGCGCGCCATCTCCCTCGACCAACGCGGGCACGGCGACAGCAGTTGGGCCCCCGACGGCGACTACCACCGCACGACCTACGCCGACGACGTCGTGGCCGTGGCCCGCGCCCTCCCGCAACCGCCGGTGCTGGTCGGAGCCTCGCTGGGCGGCATGTCCTCCCTCCTGGCACTGCACCGCGGTGGCGGTGACCTCGCCGCTGCACTCGTGATGGTGGACATCGCCACGCGCATGGAGACGAAGGGGCTCGAGCGCATCTTCGAGTTCATGCGGGCGCGGCCCGACGGCTTCGCCAACCTCGACGAGGCCGCCGACGCGATCGCGGCCTACAACCCGCATCGTCCGCGCCCCAAGGATCTCTCGGGCCTCGAGAAGAATCTGCGCCACGGCGAGGACGGACGCTGGCGCTGGCACTGGGACCCGCGCTTCATCCAGGGGAAGGAACCCGCCGAGCCGCCGCGGGAGCACACCGACATCGATGCGGCCGCCGAATCGCTGCGAGTGCCCACCCTGCTCGTGCGCGGCCGCATGAGCGACATCTTGAGCGAAGAAGGCGCGCGCATCTTCCTCGATCAGGTGCCCCACGCCCAGTTCGCCGACATCTCGGATGCAGGCCACATGGTGGCCGGCGACCGCAACGATGTCTTCTGCGACGCGGTGCTCGCCTTCCTCGACGGCGTATTCGAGACCGAGTGA
- a CDS encoding nuclear transport factor 2 family protein, which yields MIDQTIENWHAHIAGKFPGGLDELLADDVVFYSPVVFTPQKGKDITKLYLGAAGNTLGGGDASGGSTGAFRYTKEILSGNHAMLEFETEMNGKHVNGVDIITCNDDGKIIEFKVLIRPLQAVNAVHQQMASMLEKMKDR from the coding sequence ATGATCGACCAGACCATCGAGAACTGGCACGCCCACATCGCCGGCAAGTTCCCCGGCGGCCTCGACGAGCTGCTCGCCGACGACGTGGTGTTCTACTCGCCGGTCGTGTTCACCCCCCAGAAGGGGAAGGACATCACCAAGCTCTACCTCGGCGCAGCCGGGAACACCCTGGGTGGCGGCGACGCGAGCGGCGGCAGTACCGGCGCGTTCCGGTACACGAAGGAGATCCTCTCCGGAAACCACGCCATGCTCGAGTTCGAGACCGAGATGAACGGCAAGCACGTGAACGGCGTCGACATCATCACCTGCAACGACGACGGGAAGATCATCGAGTTCAAGGTGCTGATCCGCCCGCTGCAGGCGGTGAACGCAGTGCATCAGCAGATGGCTTCGATGCTCGAGAAGATGAAGGACCGCTAG
- a CDS encoding alkylhydroperoxidase-related (seleno)protein, translating into MGSNDATAPYPLRDDLVSVHEELRARIAAPGTWWSGAERTAIAAEARAARDCPFNKERKQALSPTAVEGSCTSVTDLPHRVVDTIHRIVTDPGRLSRSWYEKLLADDVLTDAAYVELAAVAILQNALDVFALAVGVTPAPLHEPLTGEPTRARPATARHDGAWVPQIPPGEDGGEDWRDVYGDRESVPQIGRALSLVPDEVRMMNLVAQPHYMKLEHVIDPSYVEPGRTLDRLQTELIAARVSAINECFY; encoded by the coding sequence ATGGGATCGAACGACGCGACCGCCCCCTACCCTCTGCGCGACGACCTCGTCTCCGTGCACGAGGAACTCCGCGCACGCATCGCGGCCCCCGGCACCTGGTGGAGCGGCGCCGAGCGAACGGCCATTGCCGCTGAGGCGCGGGCGGCGCGCGACTGTCCGTTCAACAAGGAGCGCAAGCAGGCGCTCTCCCCGACGGCCGTCGAGGGATCCTGCACGTCGGTGACCGATCTCCCGCATCGCGTCGTGGACACGATCCATCGCATCGTCACCGATCCGGGACGACTCTCGCGATCCTGGTACGAGAAGCTGCTCGCCGACGACGTCCTCACCGACGCCGCGTACGTCGAGCTGGCGGCCGTCGCGATCCTGCAGAACGCGCTCGATGTGTTCGCCCTCGCCGTCGGCGTGACGCCAGCGCCCCTGCACGAGCCGCTGACCGGCGAGCCGACGCGTGCACGCCCGGCGACGGCGCGGCACGACGGGGCCTGGGTGCCGCAGATCCCGCCGGGCGAAGACGGTGGCGAGGATTGGCGCGACGTCTACGGCGACCGCGAGAGCGTGCCGCAAATCGGCCGGGCGCTGAGTCTCGTCCCCGACGAGGTGCGGATGATGAACCTCGTGGCCCAGCCTCACTACATGAAGCTCGAGCACGTGATCGACCCGTCGTACGTCGAGCCGGGCCGCACCCTCGATCGCCTGCAGACCGAGCTGATAGCGGCCCGCGTCTCGGCGATCAACGAGTGCTTCTACTGA